The Sphingomonas aliaeris genome segment GTCCTGCGCATCGATGATCTGGAGCGGCGAAGCGGAGATCAGCGCGGGGGACGCGATACGCGAACCGGTGACGACGATATCCTGCTCGGGAGCGACATCGCCCACATCGCTCGTCGCGCGCTCGCCCGTGGTCGGATCGGTCGTACCGGCCGGAGGTGTCGTCGGCGTATTGTTGGTCGACTGAGCGACGACCGGAGCAGCGATAAGTACGCCGCCGATGAGGAAACTCGACGCCAGAAGGCGCCCGCGAAGTATTGCTGCCATTACCATTCCCCTTTTACCGAAAATCATCGCTGATCCCGGACCATTGAAGTCGTCGTTTTACGACTTTGATGAGTCCGTGTAGGGGCTTACGGGAGGATCCTGCAAGAACCGGATTATTTGCGGGAGCCAATCCCAATGGAGTGTAGCAAAGTTGCAACAGTCTGAGCCGCGCGTGGACCGATTGCATTTTCCATCTTGCTGGCGTTAGGATTTCCCCAACGAGTACAAGGGGACAACCGATGCACCTAAGATATCTGATGTCACTGGCTGCGCTGTGTGGCTCGGCCGCTGGCGCGGCGGACAATCCGCCCAAGCCAAAAGCGCTTGAGGGTATAGTCAATTGTCGCGCGATCGAAGCGTCGGCGCCGCGGTTGGCCTGCTACGACAAGGCCGCCGCAACCCTGGTGGATGCGGCTGACAAGGGGACGATCGTCATCGCCGACAAAAGCGAGGTGCAGCGAACACGGCGGTCCCTTTTCGGCTTCTCGCTTCCGAACCTCCCCCTGCTCGGTGGGGGCAAGGGACAAAAAGAGGACGATGAAACGGTCGTCCGCGAACTGGCGACGACGGTCGTCAGCGCAAGTCCGGCCGGCTACGGCACCTGGGCGATAACGGTGGCCGAAGGCGGCCGATGGCGTACTTCGGAAGCCAGCCGGACATTAACGCCGCGAACGGGCGATAAGATAACGATCAAACGCGGCCCGCTCGGCGGGTATATTGCAAACATCGGCGGACAGCGCGGGGTCAAGATACAGCGGGTCGGCTGAACGACAGTACATCGTGAGCATGATCCGCTTTTGCCGCCTGGGATTCAGCATCTGCGGGCGGCTCGAAGCTCGACCTTCCTGTACCCTGTTGCTCAAAGGCTACACCGCGGCTGGCCCTTCCTGACGTCGCAGGTAACGTTCGTTGGGCTGATCGCCAGAAACGGCCGATCGTGACCGCTCGTACGTGATGCGCATAGTCGTTCTATTGGTACAAGCCGCTTTAGTGATACGTGTACGAATTGCCTCCACTGCTACGCGCCCTCTCAAGCGATAAAGTCGGCCCACTTCATCCAGAAATGTACCGCTTCGTCTTCGTCGTCGATGAAGACGCGCAGACCGTGGGTCACCACCCCCGTCGCGAGGCAGGCTTGTGCGACGGGTTTCAATCCCCAGCCGCGCTTCAGGTTCAGGCCGCACCAGCGGGCGACAATGTGACGCATGTTCCACACGGTGAAGGACCATTGCGGGGTGGTATCATTGGCGGGAAGTTTCGGCATCGGTCGTACGACGACACCCAACCGCTTGATCCACAGCGATATTCTATCCTGATGGCGAAATTTTTGTCGCGACGTCGACAAAACGCGATCGCCGACGTTCCCTGATGACCAGACCGTCCACAACTCCACCAAGACGCGTCGCCCAAAAATCCGTTCGATGCCGATCCGGTCTTGGCGATGGCGCGAACGATGCTATCGCCACCGGCTACTGTTTCCACGGCGGCGGCGATGCCGGCCCGTTGCCGCCCGAAAGGCCGATCATGCGTCCGATCCTCGCTTTTGCCGCCGCGCTGCTGGCCTGCCCCGCCACCGCGCAACAGGTGCCGCCCTCCACCGCCACCGCCACGCCCGGTGCACGCCCGCAGCCTTTCGCGACGATCGTGTTCGAACCCGCGGCAATGATGATCGCGACGTGCGACGCGAATGCCGACGCAAGTGTCACGCGCGCCGAACTCCACGCCTGCCTCGCGCGCAGCTTCGGGACCGTCGCCGGTGCGAAACCGGACATCGGCTATATCGACTATAGCGACTGGGCGAAAACATGGCTCGGCGATGCGAATGTCGTGCCCAGCCCCTATTCGGTCGATGCCGACAATGACGATCGTATCACGCTGGCCGAACTGATGACGGAATTCGACCGCTTCTTCGATCGCTTCGACACCGACAAATCCGGTGCCGTCACCCGCGCCGAACTGCTCACCCTGCGCACCGCCCCCGCGACGGCGCCCGGAAAGAAGAAGCGCTGATCCTCATGCCCCCCGTTTCGACTTCACCATATCCGCCCGCGACGGCAAGGCTCGCACTGGCGAGATCGCAATGCGTCGCGGCGCGATCCGCACGCCGGCCTTCATGCCGGTCGGCACCGCCGCCACGGTCAAGGCGATGAAGCCCGCCGACGTCCGCAGCAGCGGCGCGGACATCATTCTCGGCAACACCTATCATCTGATGCTGCGCCCCACTGCCGAGCGCGTCGCGCGGCTTGGCGGGCTGCACACGTTCATGGGCTGGGACCGCCCGATCCTGACCGATTCCGGCGGCTATCAGGTGATGAGCCTTAGCGACCTGACGAAGCGCGATGAAAATGGCGTGACCTTCAAGAGCCATCTGGACGGGACGCGGCACATGCTGTCGCCCGAACGATCGATCGAGATCCAGCGCCTGCTCGGGTCCGATATCGTCATGGCGTTCGACGAACTCGTGCCCACGACATCGACGCGCGAGGTTCAGGCGGCCGCAATGGCGCGATCGATGCGCTGGGCAAAACGCAGCCGGGATGCCTTCGATGGCGGTGGCGATCATGCCGCCAACGCCGCGATCTTCGGGATCCAGCAAGGCGCACTGGACGAACGGCTGCGGGCCGAAAGTGCGGGCGAACTCACCGCCATCGGCTTTGACGGCTATGCGGTCGGTGGCCTTGCCGTTGGTGAAGGTCAGGAGGCCATGTTCGGCTGCCTCGATTTCGCGCCA includes the following:
- a CDS encoding EF-hand domain-containing protein, whose amino-acid sequence is MRPILAFAAALLACPATAQQVPPSTATATPGARPQPFATIVFEPAAMMIATCDANADASVTRAELHACLARSFGTVAGAKPDIGYIDYSDWAKTWLGDANVVPSPYSVDADNDDRITLAELMTEFDRFFDRFDTDKSGAVTRAELLTLRTAPATAPGKKKR
- the tgt gene encoding tRNA guanosine(34) transglycosylase Tgt; translation: MSARDGKARTGEIAMRRGAIRTPAFMPVGTAATVKAMKPADVRSSGADIILGNTYHLMLRPTAERVARLGGLHTFMGWDRPILTDSGGYQVMSLSDLTKRDENGVTFKSHLDGTRHMLSPERSIEIQRLLGSDIVMAFDELVPTTSTREVQAAAMARSMRWAKRSRDAFDGGGDHAANAAIFGIQQGALDERLRAESAGELTAIGFDGYAVGGLAVGEGQEAMFGCLDFAPGQLPEDKPRYLMGVGKPTDIVGAVERGIDMFDCVLPTRSGRTGQAFTRAGPINIRNAKFGEDRGPLDPACACPVCATWERAYLHHLVRSGEMLGAMLMTEHNLYFYQALMADLRSAIADGTLSLFANRFRAEYRGEK